In a single window of the Chondrocystis sp. NIES-4102 genome:
- a CDS encoding iron(III) dicitrate ABC transporter, permease protein, whose amino-acid sequence MTASSPIKLNSDRRFIKVLVVLSAITLIAMIISIADGEYPITPINIIKTLLGLPTDNQDYAFIINNLRLPRVLIAWIVGVGLAIAGTITQGITHNPLAAPEIIGINAGASLAAVSLIVLFPNVPLSWLPFAAFGGALTIALSIYCLAWQGGSSPMRLILIGVGFELIVTALTDIMITFGDINNVSQALVWLAGSVYGRTWTQVWGLIPWIVIFGGLAFLLSRELDILSLGDEIACSLGAQIEWQRGLLLITTVALAGASIATAGAISFVGLMAPHLARQLVGSSHQELIPIAAIIGGMLVVVADLLGKVMFAPIELPCGIITAGVGAPYFVYLLIKK is encoded by the coding sequence ATGACTGCAAGCTCGCCAATCAAGTTAAATAGCGATCGCAGATTTATAAAAGTGTTAGTTGTATTATCTGCCATAACACTAATAGCAATGATTATTAGTATTGCGGATGGAGAATACCCCATTACCCCAATCAATATAATCAAAACCCTGTTAGGATTACCAACAGACAATCAAGATTACGCCTTTATTATCAATAATCTGCGCTTACCAAGGGTGCTGATCGCTTGGATAGTAGGAGTTGGGCTAGCGATCGCAGGAACAATTACCCAAGGCATCACTCATAATCCCCTAGCTGCACCTGAAATCATCGGCATCAATGCAGGAGCTAGTTTAGCTGCGGTGAGTCTAATTGTTTTATTTCCGAATGTACCATTATCTTGGTTGCCTTTTGCTGCTTTTGGGGGTGCGCTGACTATTGCCTTATCAATCTATTGTCTAGCTTGGCAAGGAGGAAGTTCTCCCATGCGCTTAATTCTCATTGGTGTAGGCTTTGAGCTAATTGTGACTGCCTTGACGGATATCATGATTACCTTTGGAGACATAAATAACGTATCTCAAGCATTAGTATGGTTAGCAGGTAGCGTTTATGGACGTACTTGGACGCAAGTATGGGGTTTAATTCCTTGGATAGTTATCTTTGGCGGTTTGGCTTTTTTATTGAGTAGAGAATTAGATATCCTGAGTTTAGGAGATGAAATCGCTTGTAGTTTGGGGGCGCAGATAGAGTGGCAAAGGGGTCTATTACTAATAACCACTGTAGCTTTGGCAGGTGCTTCCATTGCTACTGCGGGGGCGATTAGTTTTGTCGGTTTAATGGCACCTCATCTAGCCAGACAATTAGTTGGTTCATCCCATCAAGAATTAATCCCCATTGCAGCAATTATCGGGGGGATGTTGGTAGTGGTTGCCGACTTATTGGGAAAAGTTATGTTTGCACCTATAGAACTTCCCTGCGGTATTATCACGGCTGGAGTTGGTGCGCCTTATTTTGTCTATCTGTTAATCAAAAAATGA
- a CDS encoding putative Amidohydrolase family protein produces the protein MSTLLIKNIHTLVTMDEQRREIRHGALFVRDNVIEQVGKTTELPNSADEVLDLADRHIVLPGLVNTHHHFFQTLTRATPAGQNGDLFQWLTAHYPLWSNLTAQGMYYSSQMAAAELILSGCTTASDHHYLFPNDCSLDEQIRAVEDIGLRFHASRGSMSVGESNGGLPPDSLVEKEAEILKDSQRLIEQYHDNNRYSMIKIVLAPCSPFSVSQDLMKESAAMARSYPGVRLHTHLAETKGDVEYSLAKFNLIPGDYAQSVGWLGNDVWHAHCVKLSDRSIIKFGETGTGVAHCPCSNMRLASGIAPIRKMLNANVPVGLGVDGAASNDASNLLHEARQAFLLARVKDEDAAAMTAREALEIATRGGAKVLGRDDIGYLAPGMAADFIAINLDKPGFVGTQADPVAALIYCQTDYVDYSFINGKKVVDCGHLITIELENLLEKTNQFAAQLING, from the coding sequence ATGTCTACATTACTAATTAAAAACATCCATACTTTAGTCACAATGGACGAACAAAGACGCGAAATACGTCACGGTGCGTTGTTTGTCAGGGACAATGTGATTGAGCAAGTGGGCAAAACAACAGAATTACCCAATAGTGCTGATGAAGTCTTAGATTTAGCAGATCGACACATAGTTTTACCAGGTTTAGTTAATACTCATCATCATTTCTTTCAAACCTTAACTCGTGCTACCCCCGCAGGACAAAACGGTGATTTATTTCAATGGCTAACAGCCCATTATCCTTTGTGGTCTAATCTCACTGCCCAAGGGATGTATTATAGTTCTCAAATGGCAGCAGCAGAATTAATTCTATCTGGTTGTACCACAGCCAGCGATCATCATTATCTTTTTCCTAATGATTGCAGTCTTGATGAACAAATTCGCGCTGTTGAAGATATTGGGTTACGTTTTCATGCTAGTCGAGGCAGTATGAGCGTTGGAGAAAGTAATGGCGGTTTACCTCCAGATTCTCTAGTTGAAAAAGAAGCAGAGATATTAAAAGATTCTCAGAGATTAATTGAGCAATATCACGATAATAACCGCTATTCGATGATCAAGATTGTTCTCGCTCCCTGTTCGCCTTTTTCCGTATCTCAAGATTTAATGAAAGAATCAGCAGCAATGGCGCGGAGTTATCCAGGTGTTAGACTTCATACTCACTTGGCAGAAACAAAAGGAGATGTGGAATATAGTTTAGCTAAATTCAATTTAATCCCAGGAGACTATGCTCAATCTGTAGGTTGGTTAGGTAATGATGTTTGGCACGCCCATTGTGTTAAGTTAAGCGATCGCTCTATTATTAAGTTTGGGGAAACTGGGACTGGTGTAGCCCATTGTCCTTGTAGTAATATGCGTCTTGCAAGTGGCATTGCACCTATCCGTAAAATGCTCAATGCTAATGTACCTGTAGGCTTGGGGGTAGATGGGGCAGCTTCTAATGATGCTAGTAATTTACTCCATGAAGCTCGCCAAGCTTTTTTACTAGCTCGTGTTAAAGATGAAGATGCTGCTGCAATGACTGCTCGTGAGGCGTTAGAAATTGCTACAAGAGGGGGAGCAAAAGTATTAGGTAGGGATGATATTGGTTATCTCGCTCCAGGTATGGCAGCCGATTTTATTGCCATTAATTTAGATAAACCAGGTTTTGTAGGGACGCAAGCTGATCCTGTTGCAGCTTTGATTTATTGTCAAACCGATTATGTAGATTACAGTTTTATTAATGGGAAAAAGGTAGTTGATTGTGGTCACTTAATTACTATTGAATTAGAGAATTTGTTAGAGAAAACGAATCAATTTGCAGCTCAATTAATTAATGGTTAA
- a CDS encoding iron-sulfur cluster-binding protein, Rieske family, with translation MVHIIVNTATPINDTSSQIVQFCWRNHTEADISAKEVVAFDRAVILEDKAVLETTDYDVPLDIKLEQHMMTDKPGIVIRRKLSHLLATNNVKSTL, from the coding sequence TTGGTTCACATTATTGTTAATACTGCTACGCCAATTAATGATACCAGTTCTCAAATTGTACAGTTTTGTTGGCGCAATCATACAGAAGCAGATATTTCAGCAAAAGAAGTTGTGGCGTTTGATCGTGCTGTCATACTAGAAGATAAAGCAGTATTAGAAACTACAGATTATGACGTGCCTCTAGATATAAAACTAGAACAACACATGATGACAGATAAGCCTGGAATTGTCATCAGACGCAAGTTGAGCCATCTTTTGGCAACTAACAACGTAAAAAGTACTTTATAG
- a CDS encoding OHCU decarboxylase has protein sequence MAEASVQEQAGIGLDRLSESEYQRFQALNLAYQDKFGFPFIIAVKYETKESILTAFTTRLNHNLEDEKQEALKQISRLARLRLESLIQDI, from the coding sequence ATGGCAGAAGCTTCAGTGCAGGAACAAGCAGGAATTGGTTTAGATCGTCTATCAGAGTCGGAATATCAGCGTTTTCAAGCTCTAAACCTGGCTTATCAAGATAAATTTGGTTTTCCTTTTATTATCGCCGTTAAATACGAGACTAAAGAAAGTATTTTAACAGCCTTTACCACCCGTTTAAACCACAACCTGGAGGATGAAAAGCAAGAAGCTTTAAAACAAATTAGTCGTCTTGCTAGACTCCGTTTAGAGTCTCTAATTCAAGATATTTAA
- a CDS encoding transport system permease protein: protein MRINLDKHYLLIAGLIIGSLILCLTLLGSIYWGVVKIPITEIYRSFTAFDGSTNHLIIRTVRLPRSLIAIVVGAAASVAGAIMQGLTLNPLASPGILGINAGAALAVVSGTLIIGDVATNTSTWLALVGAAITAVAVYFLGSLGRGGLTAINLTIAGAAITAFISSITSGILIISQRTLEEIRFWLAGSVAGRDLNLVWQVLPYICIGLILGMAISKQLTLLSLGEDIARGLGQSTPSIKIIAAISIILLAGSSVAIAGPISFIGLIVPHLVRLIIGLDYRWILPYCAILGGIIVLIADTCGRLIIPPSELPVGLVMPLIGAPFFIYLINRKIH from the coding sequence ATGAGAATCAATTTAGATAAACACTACTTACTAATTGCAGGTTTAATTATAGGCAGCTTAATTCTATGCTTAACCCTACTTGGAAGCATCTATTGGGGAGTTGTAAAGATACCAATTACAGAAATATATCGATCTTTCACCGCCTTTGATGGATCGACTAATCATCTAATTATTCGTACAGTTCGTTTACCGCGATCGCTAATAGCAATAGTAGTGGGTGCTGCTGCTTCTGTTGCAGGGGCAATTATGCAGGGTTTAACCCTAAATCCCTTAGCATCTCCTGGAATACTAGGAATCAATGCAGGGGCAGCTTTAGCAGTAGTATCGGGAACATTAATTATCGGCGATGTTGCTACCAATACCTCTACTTGGTTAGCTTTGGTAGGGGCAGCCATTACGGCAGTTGCGGTATACTTTTTAGGTTCATTAGGCAGAGGTGGCTTAACGGCGATCAATTTAACTATAGCAGGGGCAGCAATTACCGCTTTTATCTCCTCAATCACCAGTGGTATTCTAATTATTAGCCAACGCACCCTAGAAGAAATTAGATTTTGGTTAGCTGGATCAGTAGCAGGTAGAGACTTAAATCTAGTTTGGCAAGTATTACCCTATATCTGTATCGGCTTAATTTTAGGTATGGCTATCAGTAAACAGCTTACTCTCTTGAGTTTAGGAGAAGATATAGCCAGGGGTTTAGGACAGTCTACACCCTCAATTAAGATTATAGCAGCTATCAGTATTATTTTACTTGCAGGTAGCAGTGTTGCGATCGCAGGGCCGATCAGTTTTATCGGTTTAATCGTACCCCATCTAGTGCGTTTAATAATTGGTTTAGATTATCGCTGGATTTTGCCCTATTGTGCCATTTTGGGGGGAATTATCGTTTTAATTGCCGATACTTGTGGTCGTCTGATTATACCACCCAGTGAGTTACCCGTAGGTCTAGTAATGCCTTTAATTGGCGCACCGTTTTTTATTTATCTAATTAATCGCAAAATTCATTGA
- a CDS encoding xanthine/uracil/vitamin C permease: MNINENISNLQKTKQPRGKPPRNGWQDAIARYFEFDFYRTNFRTEILAGVTTFMTMAYILVVNPLILSDAIFLNEPKDLFAELVVATAVSAGIGTLIMGLLAKYPFALAPGMGINAFFAYSVVLNLGIEWRVALACVFVEGLVFILLTISDIRRHLITAVPHSIKSATTVGIGLFLAYIGLGGATETGGAGLVVASEVTKTDFGSLAQPQTLMAIFGLFLTAFFMVRRIKGALLWGILGTAILGWLFGVANSPQAIASIPAFPVDLFGAAFIGLGGINGSNWIDFIAALLVFLFVDMFDTIGTLAGVGMQAGYIDENGELPRANRALTADAIATTAGAVVGTSSVTTFVESASGVAEGGRTGFTSVIVAGLFFISLIFIPIFEAIPAFATTPALTIVGVLMMASVTTINWEDLTEAIPAFLTIFFIPFAFSIAAGLSIGLIAYPLLKAFKGKTSDVPLVTWILAAIFIARFIFMTLRFG; this comes from the coding sequence ATGAATATTAACGAAAATATTTCCAATCTGCAAAAAACCAAGCAACCTAGGGGAAAACCACCTCGTAATGGCTGGCAAGATGCGATCGCGCGTTACTTTGAATTTGATTTCTACCGCACTAATTTTCGGACAGAAATTTTAGCTGGTGTCACTACCTTTATGACGATGGCTTATATTCTGGTAGTTAATCCGTTAATTCTCTCCGATGCTATTTTTTTAAACGAGCCTAAAGATTTATTTGCTGAATTAGTAGTCGCTACAGCCGTCTCCGCAGGAATTGGCACTTTAATTATGGGATTATTAGCAAAATATCCCTTTGCCCTTGCTCCTGGAATGGGGATTAATGCTTTTTTTGCCTATTCTGTCGTTTTAAATTTAGGGATTGAATGGCGAGTAGCTTTAGCTTGTGTGTTTGTGGAAGGGTTAGTGTTTATCCTGCTGACAATTAGCGATATTCGTCGTCATTTAATTACTGCTGTTCCTCATTCAATTAAATCAGCAACTACTGTCGGTATTGGCTTATTTTTGGCATATATCGGTTTAGGGGGTGCAACAGAAACGGGAGGGGCAGGGTTAGTTGTTGCTAGTGAAGTCACAAAAACAGATTTTGGTAGTTTGGCTCAACCTCAAACCTTAATGGCAATATTTGGTCTTTTTCTCACCGCTTTTTTCATGGTGCGACGGATTAAAGGGGCTTTATTATGGGGAATTCTGGGTACGGCGATTTTAGGTTGGCTGTTTGGAGTAGCCAATTCACCCCAAGCAATAGCATCCATTCCAGCTTTTCCTGTGGATTTATTTGGTGCTGCTTTTATTGGTTTAGGAGGAATTAATGGTAGTAACTGGATTGATTTTATTGCAGCTTTATTAGTATTTTTGTTCGTTGATATGTTCGATACCATCGGCACGCTAGCTGGGGTAGGAATGCAAGCAGGATATATTGACGAAAATGGTGAATTACCAAGAGCAAATCGAGCTTTAACCGCCGATGCGATCGCCACTACTGCGGGGGCGGTTGTAGGAACATCTAGTGTTACTACTTTTGTTGAGTCTGCTTCTGGTGTAGCCGAAGGTGGGCGCACTGGTTTTACTTCCGTAATTGTCGCTGGTTTATTCTTTATTTCTTTAATTTTTATTCCTATTTTTGAGGCTATTCCTGCTTTTGCAACTACTCCTGCTTTAACTATTGTTGGGGTATTAATGATGGCAAGTGTTACTACCATTAATTGGGAAGATTTGACTGAGGCTATACCAGCATTTCTCACCATCTTTTTTATTCCCTTTGCTTTTTCTATTGCTGCGGGGCTATCTATTGGTTTAATTGCCTACCCTCTATTAAAAGCTTTTAAAGGCAAAACCAGCGATGTACCTCTAGTGACCTGGATTTTAGCTGCTATATTTATTGCCCGCTTTATTTTTATGACCCTACGTTTTGGCTAA
- a CDS encoding 5-hydroxyisourate hydrolase, protein MQSQMIKGKLTTHVLDTANGCPASGIAIALWKLESDSKTLLKITITNQDGRTNEPLLADEELQVGVYELIFSVGNYFARYDDYPDPLFLDQIPLRFGISDTQAHYHVPLLVSPWSYSTYRGS, encoded by the coding sequence ATGCAATCACAAATGATTAAAGGTAAATTAACTACTCATGTTTTAGATACGGCTAATGGTTGTCCTGCTTCGGGAATTGCGATCGCTCTTTGGAAATTAGAATCTGATTCTAAAACTTTACTTAAAATTACCATAACTAACCAAGATGGACGCACTAATGAACCTTTACTCGCCGATGAAGAATTACAAGTAGGCGTATATGAGTTAATTTTTTCTGTGGGTAATTATTTTGCTCGCTATGATGATTATCCCGATCCTCTTTTTTTAGACCAAATTCCGCTCCGTTTCGGTATTAGCGATACTCAAGCTCACTATCACGTTCCTTTATTAGTTTCCCCGTGGTCTTATAGTACCTATCGTGGCAGTTAG
- a CDS encoding ferrichrome ABC transporter, ATP-binding protein — MNHLETQKLTLAYEGAPIVRNLNLSIPTGKITVLVGANGCGKSTLLRGLARLLKPQSGTVYLDGKDISRLDSKTVAQRLAMLTQSPTAPFGLTVKDLVAMGRYPYQNWLQPSSKEDQAKIQEALSITTLTELADQPLDSLSGGQRQRAWIAMVLAQDTNILLLDEPTTYLDLAHQVELLDLLQLLHQTKGKTIVMVLHDLNLACRYADYLIAVQKGKVYGVGTPQQVMTEVMVQEVFGLKCQIIPDPIAGTPMCIPIGRRVRRN; from the coding sequence ATGAATCACCTAGAAACCCAAAAACTAACCCTGGCATACGAAGGTGCGCCCATAGTAAGAAATCTAAATTTAAGCATTCCTACAGGCAAAATTACTGTGCTGGTAGGGGCAAACGGCTGTGGTAAGTCTACCCTGCTAAGAGGATTAGCGCGACTGTTAAAACCACAATCAGGAACAGTTTATTTAGATGGCAAAGATATATCTCGACTCGATAGTAAAACCGTCGCCCAACGCTTGGCAATGTTAACCCAAAGTCCTACTGCACCATTCGGATTAACTGTAAAAGATTTAGTAGCGATGGGACGTTATCCCTATCAAAATTGGTTACAACCATCTTCCAAAGAAGATCAAGCAAAAATACAAGAAGCCCTATCTATTACTACCCTAACCGAACTTGCCGATCAACCCCTAGATAGCCTTTCAGGTGGACAACGACAACGAGCCTGGATTGCTATGGTCTTAGCTCAGGATACAAATATATTACTATTAGATGAACCGACGACTTATTTAGATTTGGCTCATCAAGTAGAGTTATTAGACTTACTACAACTACTGCACCAAACCAAAGGCAAAACCATTGTTATGGTCTTACACGATCTAAATCTTGCCTGTCGTTATGCAGATTATCTTATAGCAGTACAAAAAGGTAAAGTTTATGGGGTGGGAACTCCTCAACAAGTGATGACAGAAGTAATGGTGCAAGAGGTTTTTGGTTTAAAATGTCAAATTATCCCAGACCCCATCGCTGGTACTCCTATGTGCATTCCGATAGGACGCAGGGTAAGGAGAAATTAG